GATGGTCTCCACTAGAAGGTTTCGGTTGTTGTCCGTCACTGTGGTGTTTTTGGTCAGGACATGGTACATGTACCTGATGAAACGGCATAAAGTAAGGAAAGATGAGTTGACAAAAGTGATAATAAATCACAGCTCGGGAATCATTTATACAAATCTATTTCCAAACAGCAGAAAGAGCtcgaaaggaacagctccttcctatctccaggccatggtcaagccctacacccccgcccgaccactgcGGCCAATCGACCCccgtcacagcttttttctgtcctggcccctcagtggtggaatgaactccccactgacgtcaggacagcagagtcgctgcccatttttcggcgcaggctgaaaattCACCTCTTCAAGTAGTACTACCCTGGGCCTTcaacttagcacttattgtattcgtattagtctgttgcacttattgtattcgtattagtttgtttctgtacttttgctctggtttatgctcttagatgcttgtttaagaaatgagatgcacttatgacttctggtgactagtagttctctatgttgaatacacttattgtaagatGCTTTGGATAacagcgtctgctaaatgactgtaatgtaatgtgatgttaGTTTTAATGGTAAAATGCACAATTGCTCATGTTTTGCACAACATATTTAAATCTGCAGGCATAACTGCAGCTGTTTAACATCGctcaataaaatgttaaatattttgttagtttgtttatgctcttagatgcttgtttaagaaaggagatgcacttatgacttctggtgaatAGTAGTTCTCTATGTTGAATATACTtcagcgtctgctaaatgactgtaatgtaatgtaatgttagttTTAATGGTAAAAGGCACAATTGCTCATGTTTTGCATAACATATTTAAATCTGCAGGCATAACTGCAGctgtttaacatgttatataGAGACATGTCTGCAAGCCAGGATAGTAACAAATAAAACCTGGatgtataaaaaagaaaagtcaacaGATAGTGTAATGTAATAACCACCCACCCCCCTGCACTGTGCATCCACACAGGTGTCTGATCTTGATCACCTCCCTCTCCAATGACTCATTAGTTGCACCTGTTGTGATGGGGGACATCTTAAAGTGCTGTGACGTCAAATACACCTTTTAGTGCCAATGAGTTATTGCGTGCACAgaggctaatgttagcatctCGGACGCTAGCTACTCACTTCAAATGGTCCAAGGAATGGATGTTTTTCGGTTTCCCCGGTCCTCCAACCCAGCTCCGTGACCGGCCGAACATGGCTGCGATTTTAAGGATTGTATTGTTGTGACACACGGGTAATTTTTTGCTATTATGGGCGTCAGTATCCACCCATTACACCCACTGTCCCGTGTGGATAGCTGCTTAGCAAACAGAAGGTGACGGGAGCGCGGAGGGGTCATTACGTAACAGGGTTCTGAAGCGTTCTActtgggagttgtagttttCCCCCTATGACAGCCTCTTGAAAGCGAGCGTTCGAAAACTACACCAGTGACTTCCGGGGTTCGCTGTGACGTCACAAACACGCGACGCAGCCCGTTTGACTGATAGACACCGCAAGGACCAATCACGACGGAGCCTGCCGAGCGGCGAGCCAATCAAACAGCCGATGCTCCGGATGACGCGTTGTGGGCGGGACTGTTTTGATGTAGTTGGTTAAACATGTTAGAAGCGACGTTTACTTGTGAAACCATCGGCAGAAGcgtgtttttgtgaatgtttcGTGTTTCCCGGTATGCAAAAAAATCCATATAAATATCTTAACTTGTAGAAAAggttgcatttgtttttactaGTATTGCATGCTGCTGTTTATGCCGTTTCCAGCAGGCATGGCGTTAAAACCTGACAGATCAATGTCAAAAACGTGGTATTTGAATGCTGTCTGCAGGTTATTGTGATCTATGCAGTCTGCCTGTGTTCACTTGCTTTTTCCTCGGCTACATTAACACTCAAAGCTGCTTCTCAATCCCTGTTTGCAGGTCGGGAGCAGCAGAAATGGACGCCCCATCACCCCGCAGAGGTTTCTAGCCCCGCAACATCCTGGCCCCGCAACATCCCAACCCGTGGCTCTCCTTCTCTTCTATGACACAGCCAATTTATGCCCAGCTAGATTCGGTGGAATCGCTGTTGGACGACCTCCCATATATGTTTTATCTGGGCCTGTTCTTTGTGAACGTCCTGATCCTCTACTATGCCTTTCTAATGGAGTACATCGTCCTGAATGTGGGGATAGTGTTTCTTCCTGAGGACATGGACCAGGCTCTGGTGGACCTCGGGGTGCTGTCCGATCCGGCCTCTGTCCCTTATGACACGGACACGGAGCTGGATGTGTTTGAGGGGTATGTGGAGTGACCCGGCGGTGCTGGAGGAAGGTCAGAGACATTTAAGTCGTGGACTGGGACGGATTGGACCAGTGGAAACCCTCCCAGGTCACCCATGTGGCCCCTCAAAACGGATGCTGTTGCTGCCTTCTTCTCACACTGAcacttcagtaaaaaaaaaaagtaagcagAGCACACAAGACATCAGAAAAAACccaccatttatttatttatattcctttattgatccccatgggggaaattcaagtgttgcagcagctcaactacacagacacagacaataaatacacatactatacaactacacagacaataaatacacatactatacaactacacagacaataaatacacatactatacaactacacagacaataaatacacatactatacaactacacagacaataaatacacatactatacaactacacagacaataaatacacatactatacaactacacagacaataaatacacatactatacaactacacagacacagacaataaatacacatactatacaactacacagacaataaatacacatactatacagacacagacaaaaataaactatacaagaacagacaataaataacataaaaatacacagacacagacaataaatacacatactatacaactacacagacacagacaataaatacacatactatacaacaaaataaagatagaacaggaataaaaatgtacagtatataaataaatgtatgttcaCGATCCAGTGGTTACCTCACAGAGCAAACAGCAAGAAACTTACATAGAGGAGGTTTTGCtgatttttaaatatgatttgtaTCCAAAAAAGCTCCCCCTTATTATGACCAGTGTAACATAAGCTATACAAAATGTTGTGGTCATGATCatctgtgtcttgtttttttttttatgttttggtcaCAGCTCTAGGTTCTCCCGGATCAAAACAAGGTAGCCCGAGGAGGAGATTCAGCACCGCCGGCCACATGATCAGCACTTGTCCcatgggaggaggaagagcactCTGCAATGGCTCAGCTGTCGGTCGGTCTCTCGCCATCCTAATCGCAAATGACTGGTGGCACGCCATGGGGTTAGGAGTGGCGTCTGTGTGCTTCGCTTCGGACACAGTGAAGGATAAAAAAGAAGCACACTGTGCTCTGAGGGGGAAGAGACGGCTGTTCCCCGTGGATGGGGAAACGAATGTTACCAGAGATGTGGAGCATGACTCAGGTCGTCTGCATTGCAGCAAGAGCAGATGCAGTTGTCTGATATGATATGACATGGCATTTTCATTTCTCGACTTGTGGTCGACGGCTGAAGGAAATGTCATTTCAGAAGAACTGGCAAAGGAACTGGCGTGAAAACAATGTCCGCTGTAGGTCTGTTGCATACTCAAGCATCTACAGTACCACTAGTTTTATTcgtctttttaaagttttcagaATGCTTTGCTACTTTGCAAGCTCGCGCATCCTTGAGAcgtaatttaaaaatatgtcttttgaGGTCACCcatgctgtttgtttgcttcagGGAGGTACACATTCTCAGGAGCACAGTTAGGAACTCTGGGTAGACTGGCAAGACTCTGAAAGGTGAAACTGTAACATATAGGAGAGCACTAATCTTCTCAAGCTCTATTATGAATCAGAAACACACCACACTTGCCACACGCTAAACTGTAATGCAGAAAGTATCTAGGGAGAGTTATTTCTTTGAAACAGTATGCCTTCTGATGATCTGTATCACTTTAGTAGTTGGGGTCTCATGCAGATCTATTCATTTCCACTTAGAAGTTAACAGCAATAGTTATGATAGCTGTGATCACAGCCGGCCAAAATGTGTCAAACTGTTTTCAGTATGAGTCGTGTCAAAGGCTGAAGGAGAACCCAATAAGATGTGCTTTAgatatttgactttttcatcCCTTATTTGTtgcattcatgtttgttttaatgttccaaatgtgtgttaaacacataaaaaaaaaaatactcaacgCATGATAttggttgtgtgttttaaagacCTGGTTTAGTTTGTCAAGATTCTGTTTTATCCCACTTTCTTCTTTTCAGTTTGTTATGGATTTAGAATTCAGTTAATAAGATGTATATTCTTGGCAGCAATAATGAACTGGATTCAAGCAATGAGGCGATTACGTACTAGATGTGTGTGTAAGCCTCGAAggtactgtacatactgtaggTCAGTGAAGAGCACTTATAGCCCAGCTGATTAACGGaatattgatttttgttttgaggCAATACAAAAGAACCAGTGTTTTTTCACTGCTTACAGCACCTGTCTACCAGAATAAGCAAATTGTGCATAATAATCATAGCAATGTGGTTGTTGCCCACCAAATAACTGgagttgtagagacaaaaaacatttcaaaatatttgcaCATGCACGTTTCATACTCTAATCCATCTTTAGCCACAATTTCATTTTGCCCGACGGTCAGTGTACCTGAACATTACATTCTGATGGACTACCTTTCACCGACATGGTGTTTCACCGACACTATATATTACCAGATAATTGTTCACGTCGCCTAATGAATTCAGAACAGCGACTGTCAAAAACATTAACGACAGCACAGTTTAGTATGAGCAGATGATGAaatttatcatttcaaaacTGATCTGTGAAGCCATGCATGACTGAGAGTTCATACTGGAGTTCAACCAGTATTGATTAAGGATTGCTGATAACCAAATTATTTCTTCTCATTGGATTAAGGCTGCCAGTATGAAATATTTTGTGGTGACATTTACGATGTTTGGATTGGATTATTGTTCATGCTTTTGTATAAATCAGTGACAGATTAAGAATTCATCTGAAGCAGCACTCAGATCACGTGACACTAAAGCTCAGGATACTAATATTCATGAAATAGTGTAAAACATGTTCGTATAGAATTTGATGAAAAGTCAGTGAATCTATAGCAGGATGAATAGTGGATCATGTGTAATCAATCATGCTGGAGGCGGAGGGCATTAACAGGCTGAAGTCTGTACGATGAGTTGGGTCATTCAGATATTTAAGACGCTGCCCAaatgctgaaaaacaaatgtatgaaaaCTGTTTATATAAATCACTGGTGTTAGCTGCAGGTATCAGACAGTTTGTGCCATTTCCCAGCATGATGCCACACTGTGCTCGTCAGGTTCTGATCTACTTTAGTGACACACGTGGAACCGTGACGGATCATCGACATACCGCCTTTACCCTGTGCATGTGTCATCCCCTCCACATCTGCTTCTCTGCAGACATGCACATTCTGTAATAAGCTATGGATCGTAACAGAGTTTTATTTTCCGATGTGTATTTAATAAACTTTGAGCAATAGCCAGCTTAATTTCACCTTGatctttattgtcattttcaatgtgtgttcatggtttattttgacaaaaaatgttcTCTACATGTTGATCTCAGACTGTTTACTTGTTGCCATGTGCTCTTTTGGTGTCACTTTACATTTTGTCCTCTAGGTAGCGTCAGTTCATCAGAGAACAATAGGAGCTATGGTGGAACACTTTGATGCCGCCGGTGCTTGAGAAAGAAAATCCATGACAGATCAGCGGTCCTCTggttttcagatttatttagaAACTGAACGTCAGTGATTGACAACTGACGCTAATTACCATATTCTGATGAGATGCTGTTTCTGACTGAGGAAAGATCTGAAAtcagtcttcattttttttacagttactCAGACTGGCTCCCAAGCTCTGTGCTCCAACGTCTGTTAGCTTATTATACTTTAcgctgttaaaaagaaaaaagtttacCCTTTAAATGTCTCTTCAATGTGTCAACATATTGGTGACTACAGACTAACAGATCAGCTGATAGACATTTACTTGTTTCTAATCATATTTCACTGGTTCctcttttagtgtgtgtgtgtgtgtgtgtgtgtgtgtgtgtgtgtgtgtgtgtgtgtgtgtgtgtgtgtgtgtgtgtgtgtgtgtgtgtgtgtgtgtgtgtgtgtgtgtgtgtgtgtgtgtgtgtgtgtgtgtgtgtgtgtttcaatttCTGCCTTTTGAGGGTACAAAATACAGTTCAGTTCATCAGAGAACAATAGGAGCTATGGTGGAACACTTTGATGCCGCCGGTGCTTGAGAAAGAAAATCCATTTTCAATGTGTGTTCAtggtttattttgacattttaaaaaaaaatgttctctacATGTTGATCTCAGACTGTTTACTTGTTGCCATGTGCTCTTTTGGTGTCACTTTACATTTTGTCCTCTAGGTAGCGTCAGTTCATCAGAGAACAATAGGAGCTATGGTGGAACACTTTGATGCCGCCGTGCTTGAGAAAGAAAATCCATGACAGATCAGCGGTCCTCTggttttcagatttatttagaAACTGAACGTCAGTGATTGACAACTGACGCTAATTACCATATTCTGATGAGATGCTGTTTCTGACTGAGGAAAGATCCCGAAAAACTTAGTCTGTAATGCGAGTAATATTTGTGATTCAGCCATAAAGTTTACCAAGATTCTGTAATTCAATTCTTAGAGAGAGTGCATAAATATTAAGGCCTTTATCACCAATCTACAAAGAAACTACTTGTATTCTTCCTTCTAAAATCAATTACACAACCAAAATACGATAGAATATTAACGTACAAAAGAAGCTAGATTGTGTGGAGTACTTTACATCTATGACGTACGTgatgaaaagcaaaaatgtaatgttttaatagtTGAAGagactcaaaaatgtatttatttgaactgATGAACAGGTGGGTGGTTGTTTGGAGGTCTGGGGGAACCAGGTCTAAATGTCTGTTCTCTGATATTTGAGCCATTGATTGAtctgatatttatttgtgtttaatttgcAGCATAAATGTAGTTCTCCTTTCCCACAATGGCGCAGGATTTACAAGAAACAGATTAGACAAAGAattttcaaaatcaaagcaTCATATCTTCAGATATCTTGACTTTTAGTCTCAAATATGGGTCCAGCCACCAAAGCACTGAATCCTTCATTTCCCACAGTGCAACTCAACATCCTCCCTGTCTGGTAGATGTCTAGGTACACACCTTAAGAAACATTATAAAGTGATAATCAAGTATTTATGATACCTATTTTAGTGTGATATCAGATTTGGGTCTGCCCTCACTCTGTACACTCAGTAACATATTTtcggaaataaaaaataaagtaatatgaTGAACTTCACAGTGTTGCAGACACTTTAACACATAACCAATGTAAAGGTCAGTTTGCATCAAAATAGAGAACAGAAACCTGCTGCGAAGGAAGCGAAAAAAAGCTGTCAATAACCCGATGAATTCAATAAACatataaaaggaaaagtgaaaaagaggaaaggaaataatGTACCTTGTgacaacatgaaacattttatttatattaaagtacCATGTGATTGTTAAGCGATGTCTCATTTACAGCCATAGGAGtgcaaataaaaatactgttaatGTCACACATCAAATAGTATGCCTCTAAGACAGAAAACCGATCTATAATTGCATACAGACAAGTATTACAGTGCAAATGTGCTTCTTGAATTTCTACCAAGCATTACGGTACACACAAGCAGTACTGTGTAATGCTGAATTATTCCCTCGTAGCACTAAGTGGAATCTTTGACTGAATCTGTCAAAATGAACTCATGaataaagcagcagagaatttgaccatttttgttttagtgtgttc
This genomic window from Anoplopoma fimbria isolate UVic2021 breed Golden Eagle Sablefish chromosome 11, Afim_UVic_2022, whole genome shotgun sequence contains:
- the dexi gene encoding dexamethasone-induced protein homolog produces the protein MTQPIYAQLDSVESLLDDLPYMFYLGLFFVNVLILYYAFLMEYIVLNVGIVFLPEDMDQALVDLGVLSDPASVPYDTDTELDVFEGYVE